Proteins encoded by one window of Planktothrix tepida PCC 9214:
- a CDS encoding PAS domain S-box protein, with protein MNNKPTYTILTVDDSAEDREIFCRYLYKETICYYQILEAELVSEALEICDRTLPDLILLDYLLPDDNGLVFLQEWQKRYRNSVVPVILLTGEGNETIATEAIKYGAYDYWVKGKLSSSEIRQKTLFLLQQLSLKRQIARQQEQQNLVNSIALRIRESLRLEQVLQRTVEEVRECLQTDRVLIYKFLPDFSGVMVAESVLPPNRVCFNLQFEDVCFKENYLQPYRQGRVFVASDIDIADIAECHREMLKSFDVRANLVVPLLLSNYNTSETSCSISKPETEYNLWGLLIAHQCDRPRQWQDDEINLLQQLALQLVIAIQQAEMYEWLETELYKHIDAELLERQRVAAEFRALVENATDIIYRIDLEMRYLYFNPAIEKLVQQPASNLIGKTPEDLGVCSEIINLWNTTLNQIIQTKTQETIEHPFPDLNSSIWLQIRIVPEFNEAGEVYSFLCIARDISQNKHHEQMLKFQAEILERIHDSVVSTDLSGKICTWNRGAEKLYGYTAAEAIGQNISILYYPEDFPXQSILILPSRS; from the coding sequence ATGAATAACAAACCCACCTACACCATTTTAACTGTAGATGATAGTGCAGAAGATAGAGAAATTTTTTGTCGTTATTTATACAAAGAGACGATCTGCTACTATCAAATTTTAGAAGCAGAATTAGTGAGTGAAGCATTAGAGATTTGTGATCGGACTCTACCGGATCTGATCCTGTTGGATTATCTATTACCTGATGATAATGGATTGGTATTTTTGCAGGAATGGCAAAAACGCTATAGAAACAGCGTTGTCCCGGTAATCCTGTTAACAGGAGAGGGAAACGAAACCATCGCCACCGAGGCTATCAAATATGGTGCATACGATTATTGGGTTAAAGGGAAATTGAGCAGTTCTGAGATTCGCCAGAAAACTCTGTTTTTATTACAACAGTTAAGCTTAAAACGGCAAATCGCCCGTCAACAAGAACAGCAGAATTTAGTTAACAGTATTGCCCTGCGAATTCGCGAATCTCTGCGATTAGAACAAGTATTACAAAGGACTGTGGAGGAAGTGCGGGAGTGTCTCCAGACTGATCGGGTTTTAATCTACAAATTTTTGCCTGATTTCAGTGGGGTGATGGTAGCAGAATCCGTATTACCCCCGAATAGGGTCTGTTTCAACCTCCAATTCGAAGATGTCTGTTTTAAGGAAAACTATCTGCAACCCTATCGCCAAGGTAGAGTTTTTGTAGCCTCAGATATTGACATCGCTGACATCGCTGAATGCCATCGCGAGATGTTAAAAAGCTTTGATGTTCGGGCTAATTTGGTTGTGCCACTCTTATTAAGTAACTACAATACTTCAGAAACCAGTTGTTCAATCTCAAAACCAGAAACTGAGTATAATTTATGGGGGTTATTAATCGCCCATCAATGTGATCGCCCCCGTCAATGGCAAGATGACGAAATCAATTTGTTACAGCAGTTAGCGTTACAACTGGTGATCGCCATTCAACAAGCAGAAATGTATGAATGGTTAGAGACAGAACTTTACAAACACATCGATGCTGAATTACTCGAACGCCAGCGCGTAGCGGCAGAATTTCGCGCTTTAGTCGAAAACGCCACAGATATTATTTATCGCATTGATCTCGAAATGCGTTATCTCTACTTTAATCCCGCGATCGAGAAGTTAGTCCAACAACCCGCGTCTAACTTAATTGGCAAGACCCCGGAGGATTTAGGAGTTTGTTCAGAGATTATTAATTTATGGAATACTACTCTCAATCAAATTATTCAGACAAAAACTCAAGAAACTATTGAACATCCCTTTCCTGATTTGAATAGCTCGATTTGGCTTCAAATTCGGATTGTCCCCGAATTCAATGAAGCCGGGGAAGTTTATTCATTTCTCTGTATTGCCCGCGATATTAGCCAGAACAAACATCATGAACAAATGTTAAAATTTCAAGCTGAGATTCTCGAAAGAATCCACGATTCGGTCGTTTCTACTGACCTTTCTGGGAAAATTTGCACTTGGAATCGAGGAGCGGAAAAACTCTATGGTTATACTGCTGCTGAAGCCATTGGTCAAAATATTAGCATACTCTATTATCCTGAAGATTTTCCTNAGCAGTCTATTTTAATCCTGCCATCGAGAAGTTAA
- a CDS encoding cytosine deaminase translates to MIPNTSCYCLKNVRVPVCVLKDKDESIANSVNQEGMAVVDVQIASGLFEQIVIAGQSESDNITTVDLQRQQIWPCFVDVHTHLDKGHIWERSPNTKGTFNDALTATFKDEETWTAEDIYRRMEFGLKCSYVHGTKAIRTHLDSSGRLIDLSWDVFKTLRTEWENRLILQAVALASLDYYLTPEGEQLIDKIAELGGILGGVAYMNADLDQQINRVFEIAKERKLNLDFHVDETGEAESICLYKIAEAALKYNFEGQIVCGHCCSLAVQPDDVVQHTLNLVKSAGIGVVSLPMCNLYLQDRQYHSSESPKTPHWRGTTLVHELKQTGVPVAFASDNCRDPFYGFGDHDSLEVFKMAVRICHLDRPFEDWLCSVTTTPADLMGLSDVGRIGVGLPADFIIFKGRYLSEILSRQQSDRIVVRKGKILEDKLPDYSELDDLIFHHP, encoded by the coding sequence AGTCGTGGATGTTCAAATTGCATCGGGACTCTTTGAGCAAATTGTGATTGCGGGTCAAAGTGAATCAGATAATATTACAACCGTAGATTTACAGAGACAACAGATTTGGCCTTGTTTTGTAGATGTTCATACCCATTTAGATAAAGGTCATATTTGGGAACGTTCGCCGAATACAAAAGGAACCTTTAACGATGCGTTAACGGCCACGTTTAAAGATGAAGAAACCTGGACGGCGGAAGATATTTATCGACGCATGGAATTTGGATTAAAGTGTAGTTATGTACATGGAACAAAAGCGATTAGGACTCATTTAGATTCTTCAGGACGGTTAATAGACTTAAGTTGGGATGTGTTTAAAACCCTAAGAACAGAATGGGAAAATCGTTTAATCTTACAAGCGGTGGCTTTAGCTTCTTTGGATTATTATTTAACGCCAGAGGGTGAACAACTTATTGATAAAATTGCAGAATTAGGCGGAATTTTAGGGGGAGTTGCCTATATGAACGCTGATTTAGATCAGCAAATTAACCGAGTTTTTGAAATAGCTAAAGAACGGAAATTAAACTTAGATTTCCATGTTGATGAAACGGGAGAAGCAGAATCAATTTGTTTATATAAAATTGCTGAAGCAGCGTTAAAATATAATTTTGAAGGTCAAATTGTTTGCGGACATTGTTGTAGTTTAGCCGTACAACCCGATGATGTTGTTCAACATACCTTAAATTTAGTTAAATCAGCCGGAATTGGGGTTGTGAGTTTACCAATGTGTAATCTCTATTTACAAGATCGTCAATATCATTCCTCTGAATCTCCAAAAACCCCCCACTGGCGAGGGACAACCTTAGTTCATGAATTGAAACAAACCGGGGTTCCCGTTGCTTTTGCGAGTGATAATTGTCGAGATCCGTTTTATGGATTTGGCGATCATGATAGCTTAGAAGTGTTTAAAATGGCGGTGAGAATTTGCCATTTAGATCGACCTTTTGAAGATTGGTTATGTAGTGTTACAACAACTCCAGCCGATTTAATGGGGTTATCAGATGTAGGACGAATTGGTGTCGGACTTCCAGCAGATTTTATTATTTTTAAAGGTCGTTATTTGAGTGAAATCTTATCCCGTCAACAAAGCGATCGCATTGTGGTAAGAAAAGGTAAAATATTAGAGGATAAATTACCCGATTATTCAGAATTAGATGATCTGATTTTCCATCACCCTTAA